The sequence aattttgcaaatattttgtcACATGTATCATGTCTTTTCAtgctgtagttgtttttttttgtttgtttgtttgtttgtttgtttttttgttttgttatttttaacataaaattGTCTtaagttgtttgttgtttagcACTTGTCATTAAATGTTATTTGTTGCACTAGTTTAATACAATTGGAATTTGGCAAGTTGACAAAAATAGCATATGTTTGCCCTAATATATTCACTCTTTGAAGTGATGAACATGATTTTGAGTTGTTGATTGAAAGTGGGGCACCATTATCTaatgtgttgtgcatgtgtaaaCCTTTCTTGATGTACACTGTAAGGAGAAGCACCActttgaaaagaagaaaaatgtgtaaaaaaaaaaaaaaaaaaagtattagcTGTAACAGTGTAATTTGTCAAATTCACTGGATGAAAGAATCACTTTTAAAATCACTTATTCTTCTAATAAATATGCTGTGAAAATACATTattagtgattttattttttgcaagaAACAGATCAGGAACTGATATAGATCTGGAAAAGAGGTTGGTAACGGCCTAGCCTATTATGATATTGTGAAAGTACTGCTAAAAGAACAAGTCTTAATattgaaaatgttaaatttgtAATTACActtattttgtcctttttttccctcagtgaaTCTACAGACTTGATGCATGTTGCAAAGTCAAAAGACCTGCAGTCCACCTCCACGCTGGAACAGTTCATGGCCAAACTCTGCCCCCACCATCAAAGGCAGATTGTAGATGCCCTTGGCTTCCTACAGACAGAGGTCAAGGCATTGGCATCTTCCAGTACATCACAAGCCTCTAACTCTACCTCTGGGATTCAGGGAACCACATCTTTAACTGCAACATCCAGTCTGGACACCCCTGAGAAGTCATGCCCTGAACTAAGGCTTCCCATTGCATCTACTCCCAAAGGCCTGCTGGAGATCCAGGATGTAGCCCATGTTATCCCTAGCAATTTTGCAATTGCCAAACAAGTTCCAGAAACAGCAATTTCGCTCAAAACATCCATTATTGCTGGCTCTCCTTTGGATCTTCGCAGACCTGGGTCAGTGAGTATCTCCACCCCAAATACAGTGGACAATGAGAACAACCGTCATAGTGACCATGCTCCTCTTAAAATGAAGATAATGAAGACCAGCAACCTTTCTGATGGTAAGAAGTTGTCATGTGTGCTCACCACCTCTCTTTCAAATAACTCTGGCGTTCTGGAGGAGCGACAGGGTAACTCAGATTCACCTAACAGAACAGATGCTCACAGTGCTAGACTTAGTTCCTCTTTGAGACACAATCAGTCTAGTCAGTCAAAtcaagcaagacagagagactcCTTTGGACACACCAAAGATACACCAGCAAAACAATATTCAGTTCACAAGTCCATCAGCACCATTCCTTCAGACACCCCCCGGACTGCCAGAAAGACCATCAGGGGGTCCTCTGATCATCGGAACAGAGACTCTAATTGTAGAGTCATAGTGGACCCTGATCTAGGCCATTGTGACATTGTTTATATTGACAAACCAATTACAGAGTGTTTGAGAGAACAGCAGCGCCATATGCTCCCACGCCGTAATGCCAGAAAAAGCACCAGAGGACATATGTATATAGAGGAAATGTGGGAGTTAAAAACTGTCCGCACCTTAGCCGGTCGTAATGAGAGGGGCAACTGTCCTAATCCAATGCCAGAGCTGATCACATTGGTCACCCCAAAACAGATGCTTGCCAAGCCTGATGGTGTACCACCTGTAGATATGCCCTTTGCTGGAGGCTGCGGGGAGACAATTAGTCAGCAAATGCCCACAGAGGAGTCAGATGAAAGGGAGATACCAGGAACAGGAGATATGGTGGAGACATCAGCCAGTGAACAAGATCTTATAGTTGAAACTAGTCAGACAGATCAATGTCAGAGCAAAGAGCAgtctgctcctccttctcccctaAGCCCcccaacagagaaaagagaaacagatatgAATGTAAATGTAGTGCAAGAAGCAACAGCAGATTCCGGGCAAACAACAGAAAGTGGGGATTGTTTTGCTCAGGCTTCATTTGATACAGAAAAAGATGACCATGAGCCTGAAGAGGCCTCGAATCAAAGAACTGAGCAGGTATTAGTAGAAACAGTAGTAGAGTCATCAGAGACTGATAACATAGAAAAAGCTGATCCACAGCCTGTTTCAGCAGAAGCTATAAGCACTGAGTCTGAGCAACAGCAGGAGACTGACTCTTTGGCCACATCAGTtgtggaagagagggaggaagagaaaggagagagcatAGAGGATGAGCAATCTCAAGAGCTTCAGCTAGAGACACAGGAACAATCTTACAACTCTGGAATAGAAGAAATGTCTAGCATCACAGATCCAGCAGAGGACATAGTGAAAAAGCAGGAAATTACCACAGTTGAACCAGTTAACCATGTTATGCCTGTAGAGACtgaagaagaggatgatgatggtgatgattatGATGTATCCTCAAGGACAATGGAGGCACTCTTGAAAGAATTACCCCCTTGGCGTAGAAAACGGGGTACTGTAATTTCTCTACCAAAGCGATTAAGAGAAACGAAGAAAGTAATAGTGGGATATGTAAATGGCAGACCCatatcagcctctgacagaAGTCTGCGTCGTAGATCAAATAATAGCACCCCAGTATCTAACAAAACCCCTGTGAAAGCTAGCCCGAATGTTCCTCAAAACATATCTGTTCCATCTGTTCAAAATAAACCCGACCTGCTTGAGACAATTTCACCTCTAAAATCTACTGAGAACACACCTGCGATTCCAGAAGTGACAGAAATGCTTCTTGAAACCCCATCAAGCCCAGTACCTAAATGTCCCTCAAGGTCCCCTGTGAAGTCGAGTAAAAATAAGTCAGAGCCAAAACCCAAACAAATTCAGGAACAAAAAAGAGTTGTTCAGAGTGTTCAGGATACTCAAAGCACTGAGTCCAAACGTCCCCTTAGATCAGCCAGACAGAAGCCAGCTGGAGATGCTGTATCACCACTCCCTGTAAATACTGTGGTGTCCCCTGCATCCCCAGGTCCTACTGCTAGCCATGCCCTTCCATCTGCAGAGCATCTTCCCTCTGTTGTCAGTTCCTCTTCCCTTCCTGTTTCTTCACCTCTGATGAGTACATCATCTCCCCTTGATGCTGAGCAGTCCCAGCTATGTACAGTCCCAAAGACTACTGTGGAGTTAAACACTGTCAAAGCTCAGCCAGTGGACACCAACTCCAGTGAAATGCAAACAACTGAGGTGGAAAATAGGTTGCAAACTAAACAGAAGCTTAGGTCTGCAAAGCTTGCAGTAGATGTCAGTAAGAATGAGAAAAAGCAAGATAGCTGTGAGGTATTAAGTACATTAGAAAATCAATCTCTGGTAAGGAATGAAATGCAAAAACCAGTAAGAAGTAAACGCGTTCACCAAAAGGCAGAAGAAGCAAGTGATTTTGCGTTGCAGAAGTCAGATGCATCCTCATTAGATGACAAACCTGCAAGTGGAGATGATAGTAGTTCTTCCTTTTCAGACAAACCTGTGAGAATGCCATTAAGGAGTGAGACCAGCAAGGCTGAAATGTCCAATCAGTCTGCTACCCAACCATCTGTGGACAACAAAAAGTTAGCATTGAGGTCACAGAGACTGGCCACAGCTTCTACCAGTACTCCTAATATAGctggaaaacagagagatgtAGCATCACCTATCAGAATGAAGCAAGAACGAGTAACTAAGGCTTCAGTAAGGTCTTCTTCATTGTCTGTcagctctgtgctgccctcCAGCTCAGTAATGCCTTTGATCTCACCAAGACATGAGCCCCTAAAACAAACTGGCCACAAATTCTTTGAGGCTCTGAATGGAGAAGAAAACCAACACTTGATTACAAACCTGAACATAAAGTATGATAAAATGCAGAAAGGTTGGGTCCAAATGGACAAAGAGGGGCAGCcagcaacaaaatacaaaaacaaggcagacagacaggcagctaTATGGAAAAGTAAGCGGAGGACACGAAAACCAAAGTGTCTGGAACACCAGAGATACTCACCAGTGCAAAtgcttttcatgaaaaattttgACCTCACCAGTATTTGTCGCTGGTTCCTTGAATCAACAGAAACAAAGTCTCTTGTCATTGTCAAGAAAGTGAATACACGTCTTCCATCTGAAACTCAGCTGTGTTTCCACAGCTCCTCTGGTGTTTCAGGTACTTCCCAAGGTTTATTCCCAAGCCTGCAGGCTGAGCGCCTTAAGAAACATTTGAAGAAGTTTGCCATTGCTTCACCTGTGAAGAGCAATCCCAAGAGTCAGAAACTGATTGCTAAAGCGCTGGAGCAGGAGGCAAATACAGTcaaagggaaagagaagagagaagttTCCAGTACTACTCAGAATATGACTAAGCCATACTGCTCTTCTGTTGAAACTCAGCTGCACATAGGTGAAGCTCAGAAAGCTTCAGGTAAATCCAAGAACCCCGCTAGTGCTAGGATCTTGAGGAAGTACTCTAACATACGAGGAAAAATGCAGGTTCAGCAAAGCAATGTTAGGCTGAAAAAGACCCCAGCAAAACGCCTGAAAGCCACCAGTATGAAAAGACTGACCACCTCCAAATCTGCATCCAAGGTAAATCTCAAATCAGCTGTAAAGGGACAGAAATCCCAGCCAGCCAAAAGAATGAAAGAGTCTGATGCTAAAACTGGGAAAGGGAAACTGACAGCTAGCAAAAAGTCTGTCACAAAGCCTGTTCAGGAAAGGACAGTCAAGGCTCAGAGCAGTAGAGCTTTGAGAGATTTGGCCAAAAAAGATGCTGATTCACCACAGAGATTTTCTCAAAGACTAGGGTCCTCTAAAATATTGAAACATAGTCCAGTCCACCCATCTACATGCAAGGTTgactcaaacaaaaaacagttagaagcagaaaaaacagaggcagaaaaatCCACTCTGACTAAAGTAAATGCttcaaaaatccaaacaaaggAATTATCCCAAAGTAAAGTCACTGAAAGTAAAGATGCTGAGAATGCTGTGGAAGCCCCACAGCACAGCATGGACGTTAAGGGCCCAATCTCACCTGACCAGGTTCTGACAAGATCCCAGAGAAAAATGGAGGCGGCAGTCCCTTTGAGTGGGAGCCCCAGTTATACCTCCAAGAAGGCCTCAAAGTCCATGATAATACAAAGCAGATATCCGAAATCTGCCAAGAATGCTCAGGAACCCACGCTGACGAGAAGAGGGACTCAAAAGTCTATTGCTAAAAGAGGTCAGGCACTCTCACTGTCACGAAGTGCGACTACAAAATTGGCAGCAAAGAGAGCTCAGGAGCTTTTAGAGACCCCAGCTAAACGTACCAGGACATCccatttaaaataaagcagacTTGAAGACAGAAATCACATTTATTAAGAGGTTTTAGTGATTTTCTTTAGTCTGAAATATATTCAAAAAGACCAGAAGTAACTATTTTGTGTACTCATCGAATTGTTCAgagaatacattttttgttggcAAATGTGTTAACAAGAGAGCGGATTTGAGATTCATATATGCTTTTGTACAGCCTAAGCATCAAAATGCAAATTGGTGATGGATTGTTTGCTGAGCATTTGCTGTATATGTTCAAGGACTACATACAAGTCCAGTGTGATGCTTAGCTTAGCAGATGTAGTTTCCCTTTTGGCTTTGTGTTTCAGCACTCTATGGCACGGCTGGAGATAACATTAATAGCATATCaaaactcattttgcaaattgaaaaaatgtgtgaagcTTTGATGCCAGTCTGTGTTATCAAAGTGACAGCAAATGCAGTTGccatacatgtttttttttttttttttcttgttatattGTAAATATGAGCAGTTATTGTTTTGGACAATTGCATGCTTGGTATTTAGTGAACACTGTAGAATATAACTGTTCACAGAGAGCATGATACCAGAAGCATGAGGTCAGCTTTGACTGAATAATATTTTTGCATACAGCAATTAGGCCATCGGTATCTCCAGCTTGTCTTCCAATCAGAGCTTTGTGAATATGTGACTGTTGTGACCAGGTGCCTTATTTATGAAGTGTAAAGTAATAGAATGTGTTGCTAAATGTGAAAACTCAGTCCTCTAGCTGTAACAGAGTCCCCAGTGTTTGGAGAATCAGTAAACATGCATTTGCTTATTTCCATGTGCAAATAATTTCCGTTCTATACAGTACACATTATGTGCCTCTTTGCTTAATGTGTAAATCctttattttgaatatgttGACTGAGGCATTATGATTTATTCTGGTTTACTCTCTattcagctgtttttattttcacatattAATTTTCCCCGGAGCATTAACATCATAATTGTTATTACTATTGATGTATTAGATGTTGAAGATGACTGTGCTGTTGAAGCAAACAGGCGCTCACTCTTTGTATTTGtgtcatgacaaaacaaaaattgtacatttttgttttttattgttcattagggtcattttaaaaattgatttatGTTGTTTCTCAGCAGTTACTTCTGACCATTACCCTCATTATTTGGATATAATAGCAATTTCTCTTTGAACATTTTATCTGCTTTTGCATGTATTAAGTCTTGTTAATGTGAAGACAGTTGCAAAGCAATTTTTGCAACTCTTGGAATAGAGCTATTGCCTAGTTAGAGCTGAAATGCAGAACTcaatttgtgtctttttttttcccctcagaagACTAACCCATTCAAAACTATGCATGCACATTTTGGTGGCTGTCATAAAGctatactgagaaaaaaaaacaaaacaaaaaaaaaaaacatcagagttGACATTGCGACAGTAGTTTGTGTATCATTTCGGCAACCATGTTTGTGAACAACAAAACCTGAAGAGATTGTGTGTACATTTAGTCGGCTAATATGGTTAATATTTGTGACTTCTCATGGCATTAATGGCACATTACTGGTCCAATAATTCCTTCCCTTGATTTTTCACAAGTTGGATGTTTTTTGTCACCCTCAATTGTACATCCcagtatgtatgtttttgttctgtttaatttttgtcttttaatcTTCATTGACTGTCTGGTAGATGTTCTCATAATGTGAAGTTTCTTTACTTCTACAATAGTAACTTCCATAACTGTAtcttcaaaggaaaaaaatatatataaaatttttagcacagtgttatttttttattatggtCATTTCTCTTTAGAGAGTAATCATCTGTAAATGCAAAACGTATaagtcatgtttttattgttatttaagAACTCCATGTAGGCTAAAACATTCAGTGGATCTAAATTAAACAACCCACCAAATATCAGACTTGAACATGTTTATTCTTTACAGTTTCTATTTAtagattttgattttgtataTCAGAAAGAGATAACTGCTTTATTTGTGGTAATCCCAAGAGTGATACATCTTTTATGTTAAGAACTTTGTATTTTTGCTGGAGTTGATATAAAGATGTTTGAATTTTATGTTTGGTTTCTTGGGTCATTTATATGTCTTTGTTACCTTACTTTAAGCAGGAATttttcacacacatcacattgaGAGACAttgagaaaaatgaagagagcAAGCATGACATTTTCAGCAACAGTAtggtatgtgcatgtgcatatgtgtgagtgagacatCAATCAGGAGAGACGAAAGACAAAGTTTAATATAAGacaatttttttattaaacGGTTGAAGACTATAATTTAGATagagattattattttattgctgttaaATGAAGTTGCTATTTAATTCATTGACGTTTAACGAAGTTCTCCCACTGGAGTTTTGTAGTGATAGGACTGCGAAGGTGGACCTCCTGCAGGTAACCAGTGGAACCTGACTCCTGGTGTTGGACTTCTTCCTGAAGTGCCGCATGGACTCGGACCTGGACCTCAGTCTTTCTTTAGATGAATATGATCAGCACAGGTGGTGGCGGTGTGGAGGTGAGCCCTGTAACAAAAGCACTGAATTTAAAGCAGCAGGCAGACAACCACAGAACAGTCAACTGGTTCAATTTCAATAGCAGGAACAGCAAATAACAGCAGACAGTAAAAATCTAACTGCCAATACCTACATCTAAAACTAGATCGTTAGCACATCAGAGTTTTAAGGGAAAACTAGTGCAAATGATAAGGATATAATGAATTGTTTAAAAGAACAGCAGTGTAGAAACAAAGCCCAACCAAACAGTAGTGCCATTGGAGGGACAGAGAACAATGAAGGTATTTGTAGATAACACTAATTCTGATCTAGCTTAGGCTATCAGTTGAGGATCTTGTTTGTAGATAACTCTTCTGATACACTTGGCCTTATCAGTTATGTAACCTAGTTCTTTCTACAGATGCACTGCAGCTAGGGTGCAACAACATAAAtctttcctccttcctgtttcagttttgtcagtgaaatcagtgggatctttcagtttcagtgataTTTGGCAGATTGTGGGTGAAAATGGAAGTCTTTGActaatcatgaaaaaaaaaaaaaaatgaaaactgtccTCCACCTTTCTCAGCATTAGGCACCTGGACTTGGCTGTTTTGTGAATGTCATTGTGTATGCAGGTGATGGGTTTCTTGAGGTCCATCTACAACCCTTACAGAAGAAGAGTTACTGTTAGTTTATTCATGGAGGCTCATGTTGGGGGCTGTCAGAGGGTCTAAGCACTCCACTTCTGCTGACTGCCAGAATTTTCATTGCTAAAAGAGGGTCACTGAAAAGGTAGATGTAGTGATAATCCTTTTTAGCCAATGCCGATTACCTGAGAATCCATGTATGGAATTAAATTATTTCACTGAAATAATCAGTCCTCCTCCTTTAATAAACTGTCCATCCCTTTTTAAGATGAGATACAATGAAACTTAAATTATTCCAGATGGGAATATGGTTTGACAGTGATCTTGCAGATCCCTGAGGTACTCCTGTGCTGCTCTGCATGATGTCTTGCACTCTGTCCACTTTATAAGactttaaaatatgtattgtcaatatgcagggtttttcttCCACATAAAATTCAGAGTTGGCAGCCCTTCTTGAATTTTGTGCCCCAGAGCAATTAAgtacctgctgcctgttaaataccattttatttttatttatttttgcatggaGGGTGGACTAGCAAAataagaatttcattttatggtctctctccctctctctctctctctctgtctgaacgGACAGACtgagagctgtccacttgtgtttggaGCAGCAAAGGCGCTTTCTGTGAAGCACATTTGGCACCATAGTTGATTCTGCCTCTGTATGCTTTATATTTCCCCGGAAAATTGACATCTGGTTGAGGCTTCCCAATACTTGACCAGAGGCTCTAGAGTTGAGATAATGTTGCTGTTGTGACAGACGGATGCAGGAACACATGATTCTCTGAATTTAACGTTTTTAGTTCTCGGAAATTAATTTGTGGGCCACAGTGGCTTACTAACTGAATTTGTCAATTAGTTCTTCATTAATTTTTCCAGACTGTTGGTGAGTAGACATTATTTTTGCAATTAGCCAGCTGTCTTTCATTTTCAGAATTCATAAATGTAATGTCGAATCAGAAATCAGCCTAAACAGTTACTTGGTAAACTCATTTTGTCAAAGGTCGATTTTGACCCTACTCAAATAAACCTAAATAGGCCAAGGTGCTTTGGATAATCATCAGATCTTCACTTCATTTGAGCTGTTTTTCAAATTCCTAAAAACTAATTCAATATCACCGATATAAAGTAATTCTAGGCCACatatgaccagaaaattagatttttgaGTAGTATGTATGAATGCAGTCACACTTGAGGCAGCTTGAGCAGTACTGGACTGCCAAGCTGTTGCTGATGCATTGCAAGTGTGGTATGAATAATTATTATGAATAATTTATTCTACTTATGCACTGATTATGAATTCATACACTTAATTATTGCTCTTTTAACCTGTTTTTTgctctctgatgtttttttgatgaaaatattttgttttgaattagTGTGATCAATAGGTGCTTCACCTGCTTCATCTCATTACTGTGGAACTATTGCATTTTTGTACAAACCTGGTACAAATCTGGTTTTCACCTATATTTTTGCAGTATAAATTAATCCAGAGCCTCACTCATTTAGACTGGGTAAACTGTCGGCATCATCCTTCTTAGACTTTCCCTCATTACCACCTCCGCACACCACAGTCAATATAAGGCAACAAAAAAGTCAATGAAAGAGAGCACAattttaaaagcacacacatttaAGTTTAATTAATGAAAAGAGTGGAGGTTTGGTAAACATTTTGTCGGTGGCACTACATACATTCAGCATTATTGGGAGTTTTTCAGTTCAATCCCACCATCAATCTTGCAAcatacaaatgaaacaaaacccaaccagatattttagtttttgcacCAGTTCAATACAACAGAGACATTGTGTCATTTACATTAACATGTTTATGAATACATTTCTTATGATGGAAAAACTGTGTTTCTGGTCACCTGACCTGATAACTGAATTACATCTCAATATAGCACAAGCACCACTAAGATGTCTACCAGGAAGTTGAATTCACCTGTTCAGTACAGATCAGTGCAGAGGGAGGAACGGAGACATGAAAAAGAAGCCACATTCGACTAAATGTGCACCTTTATGAGGCACACAACCTAAGGATGACAGTGACTGTTCATCAGTATCCTTTATGAGATCTTCTCTGAATGTTATTGTACACCACTGGGATCACATTAACAGTATGCAAAACAAAGTTAACTTGGCAA is a genomic window of Myripristis murdjan chromosome 15, fMyrMur1.1, whole genome shotgun sequence containing:
- the LOC115372576 gene encoding titin isoform X1, translating into MAVSRHCILCYALFSEVLFSQTHHVLRTAGTAGYNRLISFESILEGLFGPQLIEDLKLFKGCEPEAVSDWSFDENCLFCCLRRDKVKEHLVGLSNQGLDNTPKPLLVKDQTKINRLEKQAEEFLNAVLCRKDVPSFSDPHIPVVAREIMQRMIRQFAVEYTSKTSSSQDSHSDRQPCSDQSLPRPPSFSGASPSTSPAATLAPSAHNQNPVLSKLLMADQEAPLDLTIKKPLAEPSEQEGVLDLSLKKNRYSSSLPVHSPYLSPTTPTFKGESTDLMHVAKSKDLQSTSTLEQFMAKLCPHHQRQIVDALGFLQTEVKALASSSTSQASNSTSGIQGTTSLTATSSLDTPEKSCPELRLPIASTPKGLLEIQDVAHVIPSNFAIAKQVPETAISLKTSIIAGSPLDLRRPGSVSISTPNTVDNENNRHSDHAPLKMKIMKTSNLSDGKKLSCVLTTSLSNNSGVLEERQGNSDSPNRTDAHSARLSSSLRHNQSSQSNQARQRDSFGHTKDTPAKQYSVHKSISTIPSDTPRTARKTIRGSSDHRNRDSNCRVIVDPDLGHCDIVYIDKPITECLREQQRHMLPRRNARKSTRGHMYIEEMWELKTVRTLAGRNERGNCPNPMPELITLVTPKQMLAKPDGVPPVDMPFAGGCGETISQQMPTEESDEREIPGTGDMVETSASEQDLIVETSQTDQCQSKEQSAPPSPLSPPTEKRETDMNVNVVQEATADSGQTTESGDCFAQASFDTEKDDHEPEEASNQRTEQVLVETVVESSETDNIEKADPQPVSAEAISTESEQQQETDSLATSVVEEREEEKGESIEDEQSQELQLETQEQSYNSGIEEMSSITDPAEDIVKKQEITTVEPVNHVMPVETEEEDDDGDDYDVSSRTMEALLKELPPWRRKRGTVISLPKRLRETKKVIVGYVNGRPISASDRSLRRRSNNSTPVSNKTPVKASPNVPQNISVPSVQNKPDLLETISPLKSTENTPAIPEVTEMLLETPSSPVPKCPSRSPVKSSKNKSEPKPKQIQEQKRVVQSVQDTQSTESKRPLRSARQKPAGDAVSPLPVNTVVSPASPGPTASHALPSAEHLPSVVSSSSLPVSSPLMSTSSPLDAEQSQLCTVPKTTVELNTVKAQPVDTNSSEMQTTEVENRLQTKQKLRSAKLAVDVSKNEKKQDSCEVLSTLENQSLVRNEMQKPVRSKRVHQKAEEASDFALQKSDASSLDDKPASGDDSSSSFSDKPVRMPLRSETSKAEMSNQSATQPSVDNKKLALRSQRLATASTSTPNIAGKQRDVASPIRMKQERVTKASVRSSSLSVSSVLPSSSVMPLISPRHEPLKQTGHKFFEALNGEENQHLITNLNIKYDKMQKGWVQMDKEGQPATKYKNKADRQAAIWKSKRRTRKPKCLEHQRYSPVQMLFMKNFDLTSICRWFLESTETKSLVIVKKVNTRLPSETQLCFHSSSGVSGTSQGLFPSLQAERLKKHLKKFAIASPVKSNPKSQKLIAKALEQEANTVKGKEKREVSSTTQNMTKPYCSSVETQLHIGEAQKASGKSKNPASARILRKYSNIRGKMQVQQSNVRLKKTPAKRLKATSMKRLTTSKSASKVNLKSAVKGQKSQPAKRMKESDAKTGKGKLTASKKSVTKPVQERTVKAQSSRALRDLAKKDADSPQRFSQRLGSSKILKHSPVHPSTCKVDSNKKQLEAEKTEAEKSTLTKVNASKIQTKELSQSKVTESKDAENAVEAPQHSMDVKGPISPDQVLTRSQRKMEAAVPLSGSPSYTSKKASKSMIIQSRYPKSAKNAQEPTLTRRGTQKSIAKRGQALSLSRSATTKLAAKRAQELLETPAKRTRTSHLK